One Oharaeibacter diazotrophicus DNA window includes the following coding sequences:
- a CDS encoding aminotransferase class IV, producing the protein MQDASTKVSTHDSAEDPRNAAVLIHVDGKLYPREEAKVSVYDSGFMMGDGIWEGLRLYEGHVAFLADHLDRLYEAAKAIDLDIGMTPAALEAVLYDTLAANGMTDGVHIRLMVTRGKKKNPFQDPRLSVYGPTIVIIPEYKVASEATVERGLSLFTVHVHRQTPDSQDPKLNSHSKLNCILALIQALKAGGDEALMLDPHGFVNTCNSTNFFIVRKGEVWTSSGDHCMNGITRRKVIEACRGAGIPVFERNYSLVDTYGADEAFVTGTFGAQTPVVSIDGRTIGDGRPGPMFRRIRGLYKDLVVRDRAAAAERAAARG; encoded by the coding sequence ATGCAGGACGCGAGCACCAAGGTCAGCACCCACGATTCCGCCGAGGATCCGCGCAACGCGGCGGTCCTCATCCACGTCGACGGCAAGCTCTACCCGCGCGAGGAGGCCAAGGTCTCGGTCTACGATTCGGGCTTCATGATGGGCGACGGCATCTGGGAGGGCCTCCGGCTCTACGAGGGCCACGTCGCCTTCCTCGCCGACCATCTCGACCGGCTCTACGAGGCCGCCAAGGCGATCGACCTCGACATCGGGATGACCCCCGCCGCGCTCGAAGCGGTGCTCTACGACACCCTCGCCGCAAACGGCATGACCGACGGCGTCCACATCCGCCTGATGGTGACGCGCGGCAAGAAGAAGAACCCGTTCCAGGATCCGCGCCTGTCGGTCTACGGCCCGACCATCGTGATCATCCCGGAATACAAGGTCGCCTCCGAGGCGACCGTCGAGCGCGGCCTGTCGCTGTTCACGGTGCACGTCCACCGCCAGACCCCGGACAGCCAGGATCCCAAGCTCAACTCGCACTCCAAGCTGAACTGCATCCTGGCGCTGATCCAGGCGCTGAAGGCGGGCGGCGACGAGGCGCTGATGCTGGACCCGCACGGCTTCGTCAACACCTGCAATTCCACCAACTTCTTCATCGTCCGCAAGGGCGAGGTCTGGACCTCGTCCGGCGACCACTGCATGAACGGCATCACCCGCCGCAAGGTGATCGAGGCCTGCCGCGGCGCCGGCATCCCGGTGTTCGAGCGCAACTATTCGCTGGTCGACACCTACGGCGCCGACGAGGCCTTCGTCACCGGCACCTTCGGCGCGCAGACCCCGGTGGTCTCGATCGACGGCCGCACCATCGGCGACGGCCGCCCCGGCCCGATGTTCCGCCGCATCCGCGGGCTCTACAAGGACCTCGTCGTGCGCGACCGCGCGGCCGCGGCCGAGCGCGCAGCGGCCCGGGGCTGA
- a CDS encoding NUDIX domain-containing protein — protein MSDDALPPSRLPPARVADRRRVYEGWLALDVVVIDTLVRGVPTRLRREVHDHGNGAAVLAYDPARRTAVMVRQVRAAALVADGAGVTLEVPAGLVDHGEDPAATARREAGEEAGVVLVSLDLVANPYASPGALTERLWLYLAEIDPTAPRTGGGGVAHEHEEIEVLDVPLRLLAVMADDGRLIDMKTLLLVETLRRRRPDLFA, from the coding sequence ATGTCCGACGACGCCCTGCCGCCGAGCCGGCTTCCGCCCGCCCGCGTCGCCGACCGGCGCCGGGTCTACGAAGGCTGGCTCGCTCTCGACGTGGTGGTGATCGACACGCTGGTGCGCGGCGTGCCGACGCGGCTGCGCCGCGAGGTCCACGACCACGGCAACGGCGCCGCCGTGCTCGCCTACGACCCGGCCCGCCGCACGGCCGTGATGGTGCGTCAGGTCCGCGCGGCCGCCCTGGTCGCCGACGGCGCCGGCGTCACGCTCGAGGTGCCGGCCGGACTCGTCGACCACGGCGAGGATCCGGCGGCGACCGCCCGGCGCGAGGCCGGCGAGGAGGCCGGCGTCGTGCTCGTCTCGCTCGACCTCGTCGCCAATCCCTACGCCTCGCCGGGGGCGCTGACCGAGCGGCTCTGGCTCTATCTCGCCGAGATCGATCCGACTGCCCCGCGCACCGGCGGCGGCGGCGTCGCCCACGAGCACGAGGAGATCGAGGTGCTCGACGTGCCGCTGCGCCTGCTCGCCGTCATGGCCGACGACGGCCGGCTGATCGACATGAAGACGCTGCTCCTGGTGGAGACGCTCAGGCGTCGCCGGCCGGACCTTTTCGCGTGA
- a CDS encoding ABC transporter permease, protein MNLTVYRRAFVGIVGREILRFLHQRERFFSALVRPLVWLLIFAAGFRAVLGLSMQPPYRTYVEYDVYIVPGLLAMIQLFNGMQSSLSMVYDREMGSMRVLLTTPLPRWFVLFSKLFAGALVSIIQAYAFLAVAYLFGIKMPAWGYLTALPILMMTGLMLGSLGMLLSSTIRQLENFAGVMNFIIFPTFFMSSALYPLWKMRESSYLVWQLCQLNPFTYAVEALRFGLYMRAEWWSLGVVGGTLVLFLAGAVYGYNPSRGFTVRKAGGGE, encoded by the coding sequence GTGAACCTCACCGTCTACCGCCGCGCCTTCGTCGGCATCGTCGGCCGCGAGATCCTGCGCTTCCTGCACCAGCGCGAACGCTTCTTCTCGGCGCTGGTGCGGCCGCTGGTCTGGCTCCTGATCTTCGCCGCCGGCTTTCGCGCCGTGCTCGGCCTGTCGATGCAGCCGCCCTACCGGACCTATGTCGAGTACGACGTCTACATCGTGCCCGGCCTGTTGGCGATGATCCAGCTCTTCAACGGCATGCAGTCGTCGCTGTCGATGGTCTACGACCGCGAGATGGGCTCGATGCGCGTCCTTCTGACGACGCCGTTGCCGCGGTGGTTCGTGCTGTTCTCCAAGCTCTTCGCCGGTGCCCTCGTCTCGATCATCCAGGCCTACGCCTTCCTCGCGGTCGCCTATCTGTTCGGCATCAAGATGCCGGCCTGGGGCTACCTGACCGCCCTGCCGATCCTGATGATGACCGGCCTGATGCTCGGCAGCCTCGGCATGCTGCTGTCGTCGACGATCCGGCAGTTGGAGAACTTCGCGGGTGTGATGAACTTCATCATCTTCCCGACCTTCTTCATGTCGTCGGCGCTCTATCCGCTCTGGAAGATGCGCGAGAGTTCGTATCTGGTCTGGCAGCTTTGCCAGCTCAACCCGTTCACCTACGCCGTCGAGGCGCTGCGCTTCGGGCTCTACATGCGCGCGGAATGGTGGTCGCTCGGCGTCGTCGGCGGCACGCTGGTGCTGTTCCTCGCCGGCGCGGTCTACGGCTACAACCCGAGCCGCGGCTTCACCGTCCGCAAGGCCGGCGGCGGCGAATAG
- a CDS encoding ABC transporter ATP-binding protein, giving the protein MQSDAVLEVKDVSFSYAGRLALDDVGFTVRRGRFTALLGPNGAGKTTLFSLITRLFDTRVGSIAICGRTLAEAGPQALAPLGVVFQQTTLDLDLTVRQNLRYFARLRGMSIRDADRRIEEELSRLDTAERIDEKVRALNGGHRRRVEIARALLHDPQLVVLDEATVGLDVPTRKAIVGHVHELARTRGLAVLWTTHLIDEIHADDDLVVMNKGRIVASGTAAGVVASTGTASLDAAFAKLIGRPAREDAA; this is encoded by the coding sequence ATGCAGTCCGATGCCGTGCTCGAGGTGAAGGACGTCTCCTTCTCCTACGCCGGCCGCCTCGCCCTCGACGACGTCGGCTTCACCGTCCGCCGCGGCCGTTTCACCGCGCTGCTCGGCCCGAACGGCGCCGGCAAGACCACGCTGTTCTCGCTGATCACGCGGCTGTTCGACACCCGCGTCGGGTCGATCGCGATCTGCGGGCGCACGCTCGCCGAGGCCGGTCCGCAGGCGCTCGCCCCGCTCGGCGTGGTGTTCCAGCAGACCACGCTCGACCTCGACCTCACGGTGCGGCAGAACCTGCGCTACTTCGCGCGGCTGCGCGGCATGTCGATCCGCGACGCCGACCGGCGCATCGAGGAGGAGCTGTCGCGCCTCGACACCGCCGAGCGCATCGACGAGAAGGTGCGCGCCCTCAACGGCGGCCACCGCCGCCGGGTCGAGATCGCCCGCGCCCTGCTGCACGACCCGCAGCTGGTCGTGCTCGACGAAGCGACCGTCGGCCTCGACGTGCCGACGCGCAAGGCCATCGTCGGCCACGTCCACGAGCTCGCGCGCACCCGCGGCCTCGCGGTGCTGTGGACCACCCACCTGATCGACGAGATCCACGCCGACGACGACCTCGTCGTCATGAACAAGGGGCGCATCGTCGCCAGCGGCACCGCCGCCGGCGTGGTGGCGTCCACCGGCACGGCGAGCCTCGACGCCGCCTTCGCCAAGCTGATCGGCCGTCCGGCCCGGGAGGATGCGGCGTGA
- a CDS encoding ABC transporter substrate-binding protein: protein MELLNRGATRLAAVLVAATTTLAAPAARAEDPATISVGYIQWGVPRATLSIVDLPTPDRGVAGARLAIDDNNTTGKFTKQHYELVEKVVASVDEAVKAYDELAAAGVKMVVADLPADGILALADRDKDPASLIFNVSAREDSLREENCRANVVHVAPTYSMLADGLAQYLVWKKWPRWLLLTGALPQDKIWADALKRAAERFGGEIVEERVYSSTDTSARTDSGHTQVQRQIPVFTQNAPEHDFVLVADESQIFGQYIPYRTWDPRPVGGSAGLVPTEWDPSHEQWGGWQTQDRFRNMAKRGMRAIDADAWTAVRIIGEGATRARTSDPQQIRDYVLGPKMQIAAYKGEKLTIRSWNHQLRQPILLTDRGTVVSVSPQEGFLHERTELDTLGIDQPETACKF, encoded by the coding sequence ATGGAACTTCTGAACCGGGGCGCGACGCGCCTGGCCGCCGTGCTGGTCGCGGCCACCACCACGCTCGCGGCACCGGCCGCCCGGGCCGAGGATCCCGCGACGATCTCGGTCGGGTACATCCAGTGGGGCGTGCCGCGCGCGACGCTGTCGATCGTCGACCTTCCGACCCCGGACCGGGGCGTCGCCGGCGCCCGCCTCGCCATCGACGACAACAACACCACCGGCAAGTTCACCAAGCAGCACTACGAACTGGTCGAGAAGGTCGTCGCGTCGGTGGACGAGGCGGTGAAGGCCTACGACGAGCTCGCCGCCGCCGGCGTCAAGATGGTGGTCGCCGACCTCCCTGCCGACGGCATCCTGGCGCTCGCCGACCGCGACAAGGACCCCGCCAGCCTGATCTTCAACGTCTCGGCGCGCGAGGATTCCCTGCGCGAGGAGAATTGCCGCGCCAACGTCGTCCACGTCGCGCCGACCTACAGCATGCTCGCCGACGGCCTCGCCCAGTATCTCGTCTGGAAGAAGTGGCCGCGCTGGCTGCTGCTGACGGGCGCGCTGCCGCAGGACAAGATCTGGGCCGACGCCCTGAAGCGGGCGGCCGAGCGCTTCGGCGGCGAGATCGTCGAGGAGCGGGTCTATTCCTCGACCGACACCTCGGCGCGCACCGACAGCGGCCACACCCAGGTGCAGCGCCAGATCCCGGTGTTCACCCAGAACGCGCCCGAGCACGACTTCGTGCTGGTGGCCGACGAGAGCCAGATCTTCGGCCAGTACATCCCCTACCGTACCTGGGACCCGCGCCCGGTGGGCGGCTCGGCGGGGCTGGTGCCGACCGAGTGGGATCCCTCGCACGAGCAGTGGGGCGGCTGGCAGACCCAGGACCGCTTCCGCAACATGGCCAAGCGCGGCATGCGCGCCATCGACGCCGACGCCTGGACCGCCGTGCGCATCATCGGCGAAGGCGCGACTCGCGCCCGCACGTCCGATCCGCAGCAGATCCGCGACTACGTGCTCGGCCCGAAGATGCAGATCGCCGCCTACAAGGGCGAGAAGCTGACGATCCGCTCGTGGAACCACCAGCTGCGCCAGCCGATCCTGCTGACCGACCGCGGCACTGTGGTGTCGGTGTCGCCGCAGGAGGGCTTCCTGCACGAGCGCACCGAACTCGACACGCTCGGCATCGACCAGCCCGAGACGGCCTGCAAGTTCTGA
- a CDS encoding YVTN family beta-propeller repeat protein, with amino-acid sequence MSRLRASLAVSAAVLVWAAPADAYQIYVSNEKDNTVTVIDGETLEPVKTVQVGQRPRGILMAHDGSELYLCASDDDTVQVFDPKTMQMTHTLPSGPDPELFTLAPSGQYLYVANENDNLVTVLDTKKRDMVSEVPVGVEPEGMAVSPDGKIIINTSETTNMAHWIDAESHEIVGNTLVDARPRYAQFKDDGSELWVSAEIGGTVSVIDPATQEVTKTITFEIPGLRSEAIQPVGIKITKDGKTGFVALGPANRVAVIDGTTHEVLDYLLVGQRVWQLAFSPDQKYLFTTNGVSNDISVIDVANREVIKSIPVGSMPWGVTVSPN; translated from the coding sequence ATGTCGAGACTTCGCGCGAGCCTCGCCGTATCGGCCGCGGTCCTCGTGTGGGCGGCGCCGGCCGACGCCTACCAGATCTACGTCTCCAACGAGAAGGACAACACCGTCACCGTCATCGACGGCGAGACGCTGGAGCCGGTCAAGACCGTCCAGGTCGGCCAGCGCCCGCGCGGCATCCTGATGGCCCACGACGGTTCCGAGCTCTACCTCTGCGCCTCCGACGACGACACCGTGCAGGTGTTCGATCCGAAGACGATGCAGATGACGCACACGCTGCCGTCGGGGCCGGACCCCGAGCTGTTCACGCTCGCCCCCTCCGGCCAGTATCTCTACGTCGCCAACGAGAACGACAACCTCGTCACCGTGCTCGACACCAAGAAGCGCGACATGGTCTCCGAGGTGCCGGTCGGCGTCGAGCCGGAGGGCATGGCGGTCTCGCCGGACGGCAAGATCATCATCAACACCTCCGAAACCACCAACATGGCGCACTGGATCGACGCGGAGAGCCACGAGATCGTTGGCAACACGCTGGTCGACGCCCGCCCGCGCTACGCCCAGTTCAAGGACGACGGTTCCGAACTCTGGGTCTCCGCCGAGATCGGCGGCACGGTCTCGGTGATCGACCCGGCCACCCAGGAGGTCACCAAGACCATCACCTTCGAGATCCCGGGCCTGCGCTCGGAGGCGATCCAGCCGGTCGGCATCAAGATCACCAAGGACGGCAAGACCGGCTTCGTGGCGCTCGGGCCGGCCAACCGCGTCGCGGTGATCGACGGCACCACCCACGAGGTGCTCGACTATCTGCTGGTCGGCCAGCGCGTCTGGCAGCTCGCCTTCTCGCCGGACCAGAAGTATCTCTTCACCACCAACGGCGTCTCCAACGACATCTCGGTGATCGACGTCGCCAACCGCGAGGTGATCAAGTCGATCCCCGTGGGGTCGATGCCCTGGGGCGTCACCGTGTCGCCGAACTGA
- a CDS encoding sigma-70 family RNA polymerase sigma factor, whose translation MTDVKLPRDEIVALIPSLRAFARSLTRNATDADDLVQETLLKAYGNLDKFTPGTQLRQWLFTIMRNAFYSGHRKHGREVTSAEDGIVDRGAAPPEQEWSVYGGEIGAALASLSDDQRQALMLVGAMGVSYEEAAEVCGCAVGTMKSRVNRGRSRLAALLGLELPAPPKTATPTRPMTMRQYGAAAAAAW comes from the coding sequence ATGACGGACGTGAAGCTGCCGCGCGACGAGATCGTCGCGCTGATCCCTTCCCTGCGCGCCTTCGCCAGGTCCTTGACGCGCAACGCGACGGACGCCGACGACCTCGTGCAGGAGACCCTGCTGAAGGCCTACGGCAACCTCGACAAGTTCACGCCCGGCACCCAGCTGCGCCAGTGGCTGTTCACCATCATGCGCAACGCCTTCTACTCCGGGCACCGCAAGCACGGTCGCGAGGTGACGTCGGCCGAGGACGGCATCGTCGATCGCGGCGCCGCCCCGCCGGAGCAGGAATGGTCGGTCTACGGCGGCGAGATCGGTGCCGCCCTCGCCAGCCTCTCCGACGACCAGCGTCAGGCGCTGATGCTGGTGGGCGCCATGGGCGTCTCCTACGAGGAGGCCGCCGAGGTGTGCGGCTGCGCCGTCGGCACCATGAAGTCCCGCGTCAACCGCGGCCGCAGCCGCCTCGCCGCCCTGCTCGGGCTCGAGCTTCCCGCGCCGCCGAAGACGGCGACGCCGACGCGGCCGATGACCATGCGCCAATACGGCGCCGCGGCCGCCGCCGCCTGGTGA
- a CDS encoding CsbD family protein — protein MGSTTDKIKGMANEAVGNVKQAVGKATDDKHLQAEGVVQERKGEAQQAVGKAKEAVKNVIDRA, from the coding sequence ATGGGCAGCACCACCGACAAGATCAAGGGCATGGCCAACGAGGCCGTCGGCAACGTCAAGCAGGCCGTCGGCAAGGCGACCGACGACAAGCATCTCCAGGCCGAAGGCGTCGTGCAGGAGCGCAAGGGCGAGGCCCAGCAGGCCGTCGGCAAGGCCAAGGAAGCCGTCAAGAACGTGATCGACCGCGCCTGA
- the glmU gene encoding bifunctional UDP-N-acetylglucosamine diphosphorylase/glucosamine-1-phosphate N-acetyltransferase GlmU — MTARRCLAVVLAAGEGTRMRSALPKVMHPVGGRPMLDAVIASARAAGADRVAVVVGAGADLVRRHLARTAPDASIHEQTERLGTAHAVLAARAAFAEPADEVVVLYGDTPLVRPETIAAVRGRLAAGVDVAVLGFEAADPTGYGRLVLDGERLVRIVEERDADAETRRIRLSNSGIMGFRGDLLPGLLDAVGNANAKGEYYLTDAIEIAVGRGLATGVVVGPEDEFLGVNDRVQLAVAEAVFQGRARIAAMRAGATLQAPETVFFSHDTRLGRDVVVEPNVVFGPGVTVADGVVVRAFSHLEGATVAAGATLGPYARLRPEASIGEGAHIGNFVEIKKADIAAGAKINHLSYIGDAVVGAGTNVGAGTITCNYDGVFKHLTRIGAGVFVGSNTTLVAPVAIGDGGYTAAGSVVTADVPADAVAFGRARQENKPGRAREIREALAAKKARKG; from the coding sequence ATGACTGCCCGCCGCTGCCTCGCCGTCGTCCTCGCCGCCGGAGAAGGCACGCGGATGCGCTCGGCCCTGCCGAAGGTGATGCACCCGGTCGGCGGCCGGCCGATGCTGGACGCGGTGATCGCCTCTGCCCGTGCCGCCGGCGCCGACCGTGTCGCCGTCGTGGTCGGTGCGGGCGCCGACCTCGTGCGCCGGCACCTCGCGCGCACCGCTCCCGACGCCTCGATCCACGAGCAGACCGAGCGGCTCGGCACCGCCCACGCCGTGCTCGCCGCCCGCGCCGCCTTCGCCGAGCCCGCCGACGAGGTCGTGGTGCTCTACGGCGACACGCCGCTGGTGCGTCCCGAGACCATCGCCGCCGTACGCGGCCGCCTCGCCGCCGGCGTCGACGTCGCCGTGCTCGGCTTCGAGGCCGCCGATCCCACCGGCTACGGCCGCCTCGTCCTCGACGGCGAGCGCCTCGTGCGCATCGTCGAGGAGCGCGACGCCGACGCCGAGACCCGGCGGATCCGGCTCTCCAACTCGGGCATCATGGGCTTTCGCGGCGACCTTCTGCCCGGCCTGCTCGACGCGGTCGGCAACGCCAACGCCAAGGGCGAGTACTACCTGACCGACGCCATCGAGATCGCGGTCGGTCGCGGCCTCGCGACCGGCGTCGTCGTCGGCCCCGAGGACGAGTTCCTGGGCGTCAACGACCGCGTCCAGCTCGCCGTCGCCGAGGCGGTGTTCCAGGGCCGCGCCCGCATCGCGGCGATGCGGGCGGGCGCGACGCTGCAGGCGCCGGAGACCGTGTTCTTCAGCCACGACACCCGGCTCGGCCGCGACGTCGTCGTCGAGCCGAACGTGGTGTTCGGCCCCGGCGTCACCGTCGCCGATGGCGTCGTGGTGCGCGCCTTCAGCCATCTCGAGGGCGCGACGGTCGCCGCCGGTGCCACGCTCGGGCCCTATGCCCGGCTCCGGCCCGAGGCGTCGATCGGGGAGGGCGCCCACATCGGCAACTTCGTCGAGATCAAGAAGGCGGACATCGCCGCCGGCGCCAAGATCAACCACCTCTCCTACATCGGCGACGCCGTGGTCGGGGCGGGCACCAACGTCGGCGCCGGCACCATCACCTGCAACTACGACGGCGTCTTCAAGCACCTGACCCGGATCGGCGCCGGCGTCTTCGTCGGCTCCAACACCACGCTGGTCGCCCCGGTCGCGATCGGCGACGGCGGCTATACAGCGGCCGGCAGCGTCGTCACCGCGGACGTCCCCGCCGACGCGGTCGCCTTCGGCCGCGCCCGCCAGGAGAACAAGCCGGGCCGGGCGCGCGAGATCCGCGAGGCGCTGGCGGCGAAGAAGGCACGCAAGGGCTGA
- the glmS gene encoding glutamine--fructose-6-phosphate transaminase (isomerizing), with product MCGIVGIVGRSAVAGRLVESLRRLEYRGYDSAGVATLEAGHIVRRRAEGKLVNLGDKLAAAPLDGHVGIGHTRWATHGAPTERNAHPHATDRVAVVHNGIIENFRDLREALIAKGRRFQSDTDTEVVAHMVSEELEAGRDPEAAVAAVLPKLTGAFALAFLFDGRDDLMIGARRGSPLAVGYGRGEMFFGSDAIALAPFTSTIAYLEDGDWATITHDGVTIRNEANAVVARQVMQSNASAFLVDKGNHRHFMAKEIHEQPEVVSHTLSRYVDFTTGRTRLPDDLPFDFRGVRRLVISACGTAYYAGLTAKYWFERFARLPVDIDIASEFRYREAPLDPGDVSLFVSQSGETADTLAALRYCKGAGQKVAAVVNVQESTIAREADAVFPTLAGPEIGVASTKAFTCQLTALAAIAVAAGRVRGELSEADEERLVTALMEIPRYMAEALKREPQIEKLAKTLSKVEHVLYLGRGTSFPLALEGALKLKEISYIHAEGYAAGELKHGPIALIDETMPVIVIAPHDRIFEKTVSNMQEVAARGGRIILITDPKGAEATGVEPFETIVLPEMPATIAPLVYAIPIQLLAYHTAVSIGTDVDQPRNLAKSVTVE from the coding sequence ATGTGTGGAATCGTCGGCATCGTCGGGCGTTCGGCCGTCGCGGGGCGGCTGGTGGAGAGCCTGAGGCGGCTCGAGTACCGCGGCTACGACAGCGCCGGCGTCGCGACGCTGGAGGCCGGGCACATCGTCCGCCGCCGCGCCGAGGGCAAGCTGGTCAACCTCGGCGACAAGCTCGCCGCGGCGCCGCTCGACGGCCACGTCGGGATCGGCCACACCCGCTGGGCGACCCACGGCGCGCCGACCGAACGCAACGCCCACCCGCACGCCACCGACCGCGTCGCCGTGGTTCACAACGGCATCATCGAGAACTTCCGCGACCTGCGCGAGGCGTTGATCGCCAAGGGCCGCCGCTTCCAGTCGGACACCGACACCGAGGTGGTCGCGCACATGGTCTCCGAGGAGCTCGAGGCCGGCCGCGACCCCGAGGCGGCCGTCGCCGCCGTGCTGCCGAAGCTGACCGGCGCCTTCGCGCTCGCCTTCCTGTTCGACGGCCGCGACGACCTGATGATCGGCGCCCGCCGCGGTTCGCCGCTGGCGGTCGGCTACGGCCGCGGCGAGATGTTCTTCGGCTCCGACGCCATCGCGCTCGCCCCGTTCACCTCGACGATCGCCTATCTCGAGGACGGCGACTGGGCCACCATCACCCACGACGGCGTCACCATCCGCAACGAGGCGAACGCGGTCGTCGCCCGGCAGGTGATGCAGTCCAACGCCTCCGCCTTCCTGGTCGACAAGGGCAACCACCGCCACTTCATGGCCAAGGAGATCCACGAGCAGCCGGAGGTCGTCTCGCACACGCTGTCGCGCTACGTCGACTTCACCACCGGCCGGACCCGGCTGCCGGACGACCTGCCGTTCGACTTCCGCGGCGTGCGCCGGCTGGTGATCTCGGCCTGCGGCACCGCCTACTACGCCGGCCTGACCGCAAAGTACTGGTTCGAGCGCTTCGCCCGCCTGCCGGTCGACATCGACATCGCCTCGGAGTTCCGCTACCGCGAGGCCCCGCTCGATCCCGGCGACGTCTCGCTGTTCGTCTCGCAGTCCGGCGAGACCGCCGACACGCTGGCGGCACTGCGCTACTGCAAGGGTGCCGGCCAGAAGGTCGCCGCGGTTGTCAACGTCCAGGAATCGACCATCGCCCGCGAGGCCGACGCGGTGTTCCCGACGCTGGCCGGCCCGGAGATCGGCGTCGCCTCCACCAAGGCCTTCACCTGCCAGCTGACCGCGCTCGCCGCCATCGCGGTCGCTGCCGGCCGCGTCCGCGGCGAGCTCTCCGAGGCCGACGAGGAACGCCTCGTCACCGCGCTGATGGAGATCCCGCGCTACATGGCAGAGGCGCTGAAGCGCGAGCCGCAGATCGAGAAGCTGGCGAAGACGCTGTCCAAGGTCGAGCACGTGCTCTACCTCGGCCGCGGCACGTCCTTCCCGCTGGCGCTCGAGGGCGCGCTGAAGCTCAAGGAGATCAGCTACATCCACGCCGAGGGCTACGCCGCCGGCGAGCTCAAGCACGGCCCGATCGCGCTGATCGACGAGACCATGCCGGTCATCGTCATCGCCCCGCACGACCGCATCTTCGAGAAGACCGTCTCGAACATGCAGGAGGTCGCAGCCCGCGGCGGCCGGATCATCCTGATCACCGATCCGAAGGGCGCCGAGGCGACCGGCGTCGAGCCGTTCGAGACGATCGTGCTGCCGGAGATGCCGGCCACAATCGCCCCGCTGGTCTACGCCATCCCGATCCAGCTGCTCGCCTACCACACCGCGGTCTCGATCGGCACCGACGTCGACCAACCGCGCAACCTGGCGAAGAGCGTCACGGTGGAGTGA
- a CDS encoding ATP-binding cassette domain-containing protein, whose product MSDNRGTPLVEMRDISIAFGGIKAVDHCSVDLYPGEVVGLLGHNGAGKSTLIKCLSGAYRADAGEILVEGHKVEIATPRDAKRHGIETIYQTLALADNVDAAANLFLGRELKTRWGTLDDVAMEAAARKVMGRLNPNFRKFKVPVKALSGGQRQSVAIARAIHFNARILIMDEPTAALGPQETAQVGDLIKQLKADGIGIFLISHDLHDVFDLADRVFVMKNGRLVGQARTSDVSKDEVLGMIILGKCPPGAIRGPGAISDAELAAVGAA is encoded by the coding sequence ATGTCCGACAACCGCGGCACGCCGCTGGTCGAGATGCGCGACATCTCGATCGCCTTCGGCGGCATCAAGGCGGTCGACCACTGCTCGGTCGACCTCTACCCGGGCGAGGTCGTCGGCCTGCTCGGCCACAACGGCGCCGGCAAGTCGACGCTGATCAAGTGCCTGTCCGGCGCCTATCGGGCCGACGCCGGCGAGATCCTGGTCGAGGGCCACAAGGTCGAGATCGCCACGCCCCGCGACGCCAAGCGTCACGGCATCGAGACGATCTACCAGACGCTGGCGCTCGCCGACAACGTCGACGCCGCCGCCAACCTGTTCCTCGGCCGCGAGCTGAAGACGCGCTGGGGCACGCTCGACGACGTCGCCATGGAGGCGGCGGCGCGCAAGGTGATGGGCCGGCTCAACCCGAACTTCCGCAAGTTCAAGGTACCTGTGAAGGCGCTGTCCGGCGGTCAGCGGCAGTCGGTGGCGATCGCCCGCGCGATCCACTTCAACGCCCGCATCCTGATCATGGACGAGCCGACCGCCGCGCTCGGCCCCCAGGAGACCGCCCAGGTCGGCGACCTGATCAAGCAGCTGAAGGCCGACGGCATCGGCATCTTCCTGATCAGCCACGACCTGCACGACGTCTTCGACCTCGCCGACCGCGTCTTCGTGATGAAGAACGGCCGCCTCGTCGGTCAGGCCCGCACCAGCGACGTCAGCAAGGACGAGGTGCTCGGGATGATCATCCTCGGCAAGTGCCCCCCGGGCGCGATCCGCGGCCCGGGCGCGATCTCGGATGCCGAACTCGCGGCGGTCGGCGCGGCGTGA